The segment TTCTGAATCCGCTGGCGCCACTGTTTGAGTTCCACGCCATCTTTCACGCGGATCGCCACATGGTGGACACTGCCTTTCCCCGGTTTTTCTTTCGGTCCGTCTTGTTCGACCACAACAATTTCGCCAAATGCCTGCCCTCGAACCGATTGGTAGACGGCTGTATGGTCTTGTTCGGAAGCGAGCTCGTAGCCGAACAAGCCGGTCAGCGTATTCGCTAAGCTTTCCCGCGACTGAACCGTCATTTCCACTGCGCCCATTCCCAAAATGCGGTGTTCAGGTGAAACAATCGAATCTTTCCAGGGCTGCCAGTAAGAAGGGACATCCGCCCCGTCATTATTCAACAGGATCAGCCGCAAGCCCTCCCCATCTTCAAAAGGAAGGGCGTCGCGTCCGGCATACTCGGTCAATTCCCCATGCTCCACACCCAGCAGTTCGAACCGCTTTTTCCAATACAGCAAGCTGTCATGCGAAGGGACCAGCAGTCCGATGCGGGTGATGGCATCGGTGCCGCGTTTCGTTCTGCCAGCCATCGGCATTTCGAAGAACGACAATTCGGTGCCCGGGCTGCCGGTCAGATCGCCGTAAAACAGATGGTACATACTTGGATCATCCTGGTTGACCGTTTTCTTTACTCGGCGCAATCCCAGTACTTTTTGATAGAATTGATTGGTTTGCCGGCCTTTTTTGGTGATCATTGAAATATGGTGGTGTCCTGCTATTTTCTTCACGGTGAATTCTTCCTTTCGTTGATAAACTAAATAACGAATCATTTATGTTCTCTATAAACCTTCAGCAAAACCTTCCATTCCTATGAAAACATTTTGCTCAATATTTATAGTTATTAAAAACACAAAATGTGCATGTGCTCATGCACATTTTGCGAATTTCTTTGAACAAAAATACTTAGCGGATTGTTTTCAACGCTGCAGACCAAGGGATAACCTGATCGAGCATTTGGTTGACCGAGTCTACTTGGACCGGAGCGGCTTTCAGTTCCGCACCGTTTTCGAAGTCGGTGAACAGGGACAATGCCGGGTGGACGCGGACGTCCGCTACGGACAATTCACCCAGGATGCCGCGCAAATGTTCCGCTGCACGTGCGCCGCCGACCGAGCCGTACGAGACGATGCCTGCTGCTTTGTTGTTCCACTCTACGCGCAGGTAATCCAATGCATTTTTAAGCGACCCTGTAATCGAGTGGTTGTATTCCTGAGCGATAAAGACGAATCCGTCTTGTGCTGCCACCGCTTCAGACCATGCTGCTGCGCCTGATGCGTCGCTACCATTTTCACCTAGTAACGGCAATTTGTATTCCGCGATGTCGATGATTGTGTAGTTGGCGTCGCCGCGTTTGTCTGCCAATTCTTTGACCCAGTTCCCTACTTGTGGGCTTAAGCGCCCTTCACGTGTTGATCCCAAGATGATGCCGATGTTTAAGTTTGTCATTGTTGTTTCCTCCTCTTGTTGTGTTTTGAATAATTTATTGAAAAAACCCATGTATTCTTTCACCTCCTTAAAAGTTCTTTTGGGGCTCTATTCACATTGCACTTTAGCTATGGAAATTTTTATCAAATATCTTGAATTCGAGATATATAATTAAAAAAAATTAAAGGCTTTTTGCTTGATAGCCTACTTTTTTGACGGTTTCAATAAAAGCTTCAACTTCCGCTCGGTCCATGCCTTGAAATACCTCATTGATCGTTTTCTCATGTTCCGGGAAAATGGCCTCCATTAAGCGTTGGCCTTCTTTCGTGAGTTCGGTAAAAGTCACGCGCCGGTCTTCAGGACACGCTTTCCGGGCAACGAATTTTTTCGCTTCCAGCTTATCGATGACATAAGTGATGCTGCTGCTCGCAATCAACACTTTTTTTCCAATCAGTTGAATCGGCTGCTTTCCCTGATGATACAGCAGCTCCAATACCGAAAACTCGGTCGGATTCAAGCCATACTGGGCCACGTCCTTTTTAATGACCTCGTGAAGGGAATCGGTTGCCCGTACGAGGACGGTCAATGCTTTCAAGTTAAGATTCGGCAATTCCATTTGGTTCACCTCATTTATCTTGAATTAATTTATCTTTAATTCGAGATAATCATAACACGATTATTTTTTAACGTCAACCATTTAAATCGAATGAATCTCGCACTGCTTGATGGTCTTTGGCAGCTCAATTGTTCTAACTTTTATCGGATATAAGAAAAAGAGGAGTCCAGAAATCCGGACTCCTCTTTTTCTTTGCTTGCAATGATTCCTCATATTTCTTATTGATTGCGTAACAGCTGAAGAAATCGATTCAAGTCTGGACCTGATTCTGTATCGCAGTGACAGGTTGCTCATTGACCGCTGCCGGTTTGACTTCGCTCATATTCCCGAAGTCCGTGAACAACGACATCGATGAATGGATCCCGAATGAATAAGGTTCTCCTTCTCGATTCACTTGGCTAGTACATCCGCATATTCCGGATGAACTTCGAATTGGTGTTTCGTGAATGGGCATAGAGGAACAACCAACAGGTTTTCTTCTCTTGCGAACTCGATAACTTTCATTACCAATTTTTCGCCTACTCTCTGTCCTCGAAGCTCATCACTGACATGCGTATGATCCACAATGATTCGTGTAGCGCCAGTTGGTACATAATGGATCTCTGCATCAGGATGTCCCGCATCCTCCCCGATATAAAACTTATTTTCGCCGCGTTTGATGTCCATCAGTTTCTTCCCTCCTTCTTATAGGTAGAACTTTGATTGCAAAAGCACGTTTGTTAGAAAGTGATGCTCTTCTTTCGATATCAGAAGTCTCTTTGCCCATATCCACTATCAACAGCTACTTTTCTGTCTACCTATATTCGACATCAGCAGAGATTTCCCTATACGAAGACAAAAAAGATGCGAATCACTTCGCATCTCCTTTATCGCTTTGCAGCTACTTGTTATATTCTCTTTAAAATCGGAGAAGAACTTTATTAATCCTTATGAATGCATAAAATCTGATACTTCTTAAACAATGCCAAACCACATATAGAGTGCAATAACGACAAAAACAGCCAATGTTTTAATGATTGTAATAACAAATATATCGCCATACGATTGTTTATGTGTTAACCCTGTAACAGCAAGCAACGTAATAACAGCCCCATTATGCGGAAGTGTGTCCATACCTCCGGATGCCATAGCGACCACGCGGTGCATGACTTCAGGAGGAATATTCGCTGCTGCAATTGCTTGATTGAAGGTATCTCCCATTGCACTTAACGCAATTCCCATCCCTCCGGATGCAGATCCGGTAATTCCGGCCAGCGTGCTCGTAGTTATTGCCCCGTTAACGAGTGGATTCGTAAAGACACCAGAGATTCCGTTGCTGATTTTCGCAAAGCCTGGAAGTGCAGCAAT is part of the Planococcus shenhongbingii genome and harbors:
- a CDS encoding NADPH-dependent FMN reductase; translated protein: MGFFNKLFKTQQEEETTMTNLNIGIILGSTREGRLSPQVGNWVKELADKRGDANYTIIDIAEYKLPLLGENGSDASGAAAWSEAVAAQDGFVFIAQEYNHSITGSLKNALDYLRVEWNNKAAGIVSYGSVGGARAAEHLRGILGELSVADVRVHPALSLFTDFENGAELKAAPVQVDSVNQMLDQVIPWSAALKTIR
- a CDS encoding GNAT family N-acetyltransferase; this encodes MDIKRGENKFYIGEDAGHPDAEIHYVPTGATRIIVDHTHVSDELRGQRVGEKLVMKVIEFAREENLLVVPLCPFTKHQFEVHPEYADVLAK
- a CDS encoding MarR family winged helix-turn-helix transcriptional regulator; translation: MELPNLNLKALTVLVRATDSLHEVIKKDVAQYGLNPTEFSVLELLYHQGKQPIQLIGKKVLIASSSITYVIDKLEAKKFVARKACPEDRRVTFTELTKEGQRLMEAIFPEHEKTINEVFQGMDRAEVEAFIETVKKVGYQAKSL
- a CDS encoding ring-cleaving dioxygenase is translated as MKKIAGHHHISMITKKGRQTNQFYQKVLGLRRVKKTVNQDDPSMYHLFYGDLTGSPGTELSFFEMPMAGRTKRGTDAITRIGLLVPSHDSLLYWKKRFELLGVEHGELTEYAGRDALPFEDGEGLRLILLNNDGADVPSYWQPWKDSIVSPEHRILGMGAVEMTVQSRESLANTLTGLFGYELASEQDHTAVYQSVRGQAFGEIVVVEQDGPKEKPGKGSVHHVAIRVKDGVELKQWRQRIQKFGFQVMKITDRYYFESLYFREENGILFELATDGPGFTVDSTIESLGKELDLPPFLEARRAEIEAKLEPIE